One window of the Amia ocellicauda isolate fAmiCal2 chromosome 18, fAmiCal2.hap1, whole genome shotgun sequence genome contains the following:
- the LOC136713584 gene encoding protein TOPAZ1 → MYCRFYFSPLLVCTRPACRFLHVPISGDEKYCMEVVQQFMKILNPSYLQRAAAVFTNYYQSSRPGIYFKCQILHSLLSTLLKRGHLRDLFAVLRITAMYKTLPPPDVLLKAFKKVTALGLKEAVLSLLDVTSKCVEAGLEFTVENFDYMQHQLNRLQVSKQELELFLAMKSRTVRREAWKTGQFDLDTAVAEIEHYKEQEDWAKIGAMFNSMCLSNGSLDSLNRFCACIASVLLKDIHSTPSVPFCKFIETVSQENHINGLDKSLLGRIGISVMFGYYKTQQWAKGRKLLDALTGMKINFSTLKGLFGNECHASRCQIVNTATEIFLKSGSVEKAMNILKDTEWMISSPMWPCESIDVVNRHNLLCKIAEQTSQKNMYVETLEVLTKLPGLHDVHCSFDVTRYDDIFNRHLWSCFKYQNLRVCCSIVEFMVSKNISVDFCLLRKLIHKLGQQCLWPKARSLYKCALSLGCYPPFQGNMYCRLLSVPCSLSEIEMTLALEVFIFSNAHDIKNPSTSALQIVLKRNEDRALISETDYHAAVNRLLSAAQITSPKLVIKYATVNVSKEQVFTLDHLSALKWLDKNMYCS, encoded by the exons ATGTACTGCAGGTTTTACTTCAGTCCCCTCCTTGTCTGTACCCGGCCAGCATGTCGCTTTTTGCATGTACCCATAAGTGGAGATGAAAAG TATTGCATGGAAGTTGTTCAGCAGTTCATGAAGATTTTGAATCCATCTTATTTGCAACGTGCAG CTGCAGTGTTTACAAATTACTACCAAAGCTCCCGACCTGgaatttatttcaaatgtcaAATCCTGCATTCCCTTCTGTCAACACTGTTGAAGAGAGGTCATTTGAGAGATTTATTTGCTGTGCTTCGAATCACAGCAATGTACAAAACTTTG CCACCACCTGATGTCCTTctcaaagcatttaaaaaagtgaCAGCACTCGGCCTGAAGGAGGCAGTTTTATCTCTTCTAGATGTAACTTCAAAG tGTGTAGAAGCAGGCCTAGAATTCACTGTGGAAAACTTTGACTATATGCAACATCAGCTGAATCGTCTTCAAGTATCAAAACAGGAGCTAGAACTCTTTCTGGCTATGAAATCAAG AACAGTAAGGAGAGAAGCATGGAAAACAGGACAGTTTGATCTAGACACGGCAGTTGCTGAAATAGAG CATTATAAAGAGCAGGAAGACTGGGCAAAGATTGGAGCAATGTTCAACAGTATGTGTCTCTCCAATGGCAGTCTTGACAGTCTAAACCGGTTCTGCGCTTGCATTGCATCCGTGCTTCTGAAAGACATCCACAGCACCCCGTCGGTTCCTTTCTGTAAATTTATAGAAACGG tttcccAAGAAAACCATATAAATGGGTTGGATAAAAGTTTACTTGGAAGGATTGGAATTTCGGTGATGTTTGGATACTACAAAACACAGCAGTGGGCAAAG GGGCGTAAGTTATTGGATGCCTTGACTGGGATGAAGATCAACTTCTCTACACTTAAAGGACTCTTTGGGAATGAATGCCATGCCTCCAGATGCCAAATTGTGAATACTGCTACAGAAATCTTCCTCAAAAGTGGAAGTGTAGAGAAAGCAATGAACATATTGAAAG ATACTGAGTGGATGATCAGCTCTCCAATGTGGCCTTGTGAGAGCATTGACGTTGTGAATCGCCATAATTTGCTGTGTAAAATCGCTGAACAAACATCTCAGAAGAACATGTATGTGGAAACTCTCGAAGTTCTGACGAAGCTGCCTGGGCTACACGATGTCCACT GCAGTTTTGATGTTACCAGATATGATGACATTTTCAACCGACATTTATGGTCCTGCTTTAAGTACCAGAATTTAAGAGTGTGTTGCAGTATTGTGGAGTTCATGGTTTCAAAGAATATCTCTGTGGATTTCTGCCTTCTCAGGAAGTTAATCCACAAACTTGGACAACAATGTCTTTGGCCCAAAGCCAGATCTCtctacaaat GTGCTCTCTCCCTGGGCTGTTACCCTCCTTTTCAAGGAAACATGTACTGCAGACTCCTTTCTGTCCCCTGTTCCCTGTCTGAGATTGAGATGACGCTGGCCTTAGaagtctttattttttcaaatgcgCATGACATTAAGAATCCAAGCACCTCCGCGCTTCAAATTGTACTGAAAAG GAATGAAGACCGTGCACTGATAAGTGAAACTGACTACCATGCAGCGGTGAACAGACTCCTGTCTGCTGCTCAGATTACCAGTCCGAAACTGGTGATTAAATACGCTACTGTAAACGTCTCCAAAGAACAGGTGTTCACACTGGACCATTTGTCCGCACTGAAGTGGCTGGATAAGAACATGTACTGTTCCtga
- the LOC136714088 gene encoding uncharacterized protein LOC136714088 has translation MLPSASGRIKLNRTLPRKLDEAPLKKRRRSPASVIIPTVLDAKSSDNLNGLYAPLGTRDGACDRIKNAGGSGLKNVLDSSCDHSEDQGASACVELKGTGGSESKSVLCSSCDHSKDQGASACSVQWEPLDSGKSNNGASCGLLRKNDASVESKPDSHPAEAAAAKDVSTQAEEYCKGTPLPINTDTDLQDQPHGGDLCHARVEVSELVQEAVSCRRAMTRSGQVSLNGVPWEKRTGIKKGTFSPSSLEPVKEDSEGESPPKEIQQNLKSESDVVHNGQNDEVLPVIEDKPLVNSAGGTDSVNVSEVTRKKKRRRTRLTVVSRQRKKVPSPAAAHLDQEERLHDFSVFLDRQKCNAMFVESSPSGKESSVKGGKRQIVGVSTSEVQGRVSRKRGQQMRSEIRKLLGQDQKRHTQSSPCMLHTRNESFAAEKRTFTMTLRTSRIGNAASSVTKPKHQAKIPSSGELHDKRLIKSPCCRTCSVPKYVTPRINTPGRGPSLKIKAESKGLKIKQKSVVTPQEEIKKSSQSKAFGIEKYPILKLCDIVKGSNIPIDVTSYKCVLPVELKTKNIKCFKIEGRDLICLKTEAQSTPCSVYSNALKKNSLVPRTRTQEIPEMVNGVLSESRFKTYDIPTQSDTGVAVCEKQNVKKTNLSCGRTIKPIGPLGINDEKDLEKSSGTLETATPAPVLTAFKIETLSLLREIQVKDALSNLAENLQSCVTDDGVKSKGDLEMSILGNLHAAQNTASTENCTVDTKPADTGGAFNRQQSYSCQRTTPYVIHTSISCARAYLPWPFVKCESSEVDCHLTCTQVLPSEDSELSGKKTENLNLSVSSPILNGSSETENSLHPSIECKEEVFTEDSSSSNASDSDMQPQTTEESVVQDSGSLLVTPVKQEGVPTICSLAIVNSPDKVKKERILQGCGLGEKAHLSACEDGKSFSETQPHRMSLKRCSSAELEEGDTNTCPVKRSLTIEPETSELCTVETKSFNPVSPCHPEKLPSASQQVKIPRTSLTFTEYLSSCQDASSADVSSSSSEDDDGLAAFAADFTAEIMCEIEDGCSSSNQRVLHHASSTSDGEASGDVMDVVKAYEQDAIVLDVIQDDPDLFGNLGEVTESVGKPSCTTKRLKKCGHSPVKTSRTVSNCKISLDGSVRCDARLGDLRNCIQRCTTPHTKDECDGMTTCNDNSMSVNTDNPVDASFHVDGGSLNRKGLAEHTSGEENKCLLRTREGSRLGEAGASFGQGFQATLPTESTFSTGSANPYIESRDNDCKTGSKQTEDSSQQGKPWSITRRLGLVSSFRLYSPAVQKDFI, from the exons ATGCTTCCTTCGGCATCTGGTAGAATAAAGTTAAACAGAACTCTACCGAGAAAGCTAGATGAAGCACCTTTAAAGAAAAGGAGGAGGTCGCCTGCTAGTGTGATCATTCCAACGGTGCTAGATGCGAAAAGCTCGGATAACCTGAATGGATTATATGCCCCTTTGGGAACCCGAGACGGTGCGTGTGACAGAATTAAAAATGCTGGGGGTTCTGGATTAAAGAACGTTCTAGATTCTAGCTGTGACCATTCCGAAGATCAAGGTGCCTCTGCGTGTGTCGAATTGAAAGGTACTGGGGGTTCCGAGTCGAAGAGTGTTCTCTGTTCTAGCTGTGATCATTCAAAAGATCAAGGTGCCTCTGCGTGTTCGGTGCAGTGGGAACCCCTAGACTCCGGGAAAAGTAACAATGGAGCGAGTTGTGGTTTGCTGCGAAAAAATGATGCCAGTGTAGAGTCCAAACCGGATTCCCATCCcgcagaagcagcagcagctaaAGATGTATCGACTCAAGCTGAGGAATACTGCAAAGGTACTCCATTGCCAATAAATACAGATACTGATTTACAGGACCAGCCGCATGGGGGGGACTTATGTCATGCCAGAGTCGAGGTTAGTGAGTTAGTACAGGAAGCCGTGTCGTGCAGGCGTGCAATGACGAGATCTGGACAAGTCTCTTTAAATGGGGTTCCCTGGGAAAAAAGGACGGGTATAAAAAAAGGTACTTTTTCACCAAGTAGTTTAGAGCCTGTTAAGGAAGACTCAGAGGGAGAAAGCCCCCCAAAAGAGATTCAGCAAAATCTGAAAAGTGAATCCGATGTAGTGCACAATGGTCAGAACGACGAGGTCCTTCCAGTAATCGAAGACAAGCCCCTCGTCAACAGTGCTGGGGGGACAGACTCGGTAAATGTCAGCGAGGTGACGAGAAAAAAGAAACGTAGAAGAACGAGGTTAACTGTTGTATCAAGACAGCGCAAGAAAGTGCCCAGCCCTGCCGCTGCACATCTGGACCAGGAGGAGAGGCTGCACGATTTTTCTGTCTTCCTGGATCGGCAGAAGTGTAACGCCATGTTTGTTGAATCGTCCCCATCTGGAAAAGAGAGCAGTGTTAAAGGTGGAAAGAGACAAATCGTGGGGGTTAGCACGTCTGAGGTCCAGGGTAGGGTGTCTAGAAAGAGAGGGCAGCAAATGCGATCAGAAATCAGGAAATTACTAGGGCAAGATCAGAAACGCCACACACAGTCTTCCCCATGTATGTTGCACACCAGGAATGAAAGTTTTGCTGCTGAAAAAAGGACTTTTACAATGACACTCAGGACTTCAA GAATAGGAAACGCTGCATCTTCTGTCACTAAGCCAAAGCATCAGGCCAAGATACCATCCTCGGGAGAGTTGCATGACAAAAGACTGATCAAAAGCCCCTGTTGTAGGACTTGCAGTGtaccaaaatatgtgactcCTAGGATTAATACACCAGGGAGAGGGCCTTCTCTGAAAATCAAAGCTGAATCGAAAGGCTTGAAGATTAAGCAGAAGTCAGTTGTGACCCCTCAAGAAGAAATCAAGAAATCATCACAGAGCAAAGCCTTTGGGATAGAAAAATATCCCATCCTAAAGCTGTGTGATATAGTCAAAGGGTCTAACATCCCTATTGATGTCACTAGTTATAAGTGTGTTTTGCCCgttgaactgaaaacaaaaaacattaagtGTTTCAAAATAGAAGGCAGGGATTTAATATGCTTAAAAACTGAGGCTCAATCTACCCCATGCTCTGTGTATAGCAATGCCCTGAAAAAAAACTCCCTTGTCCCACGTACAAGAACACAGGAAATACCAGAAATGGTAAATGGGGTTCTTTCAGAAAGTCGCTTTAAAACCTATGACATACCGACCCAGAGTGATACTGGAGTTGCTGTCTGtgagaaacaaaatgtaaaaaaaacaaatttgtcCTGTGGAAGAACCATAAAGCCAATTGGTCCTCTTGGTATAAATGATGAAAAAGATTTAGAGAAATCAAGTGGCACATTAGAGACTGCAACCCCTGCACCTGTACTGACAGCCTTTAAGATAGAAACCTTGTCTCTTCTTCGTGAGATACAAGTGAAAGATGCTTTGTCGAATTTAGCAGAGAATTTGCAGAGCTGCGTCACAGATGATGGAGTCAAAAGCAAAGGAGACCTAGAAATGAGCATTTTGGGGAATCTTCATGCTGCGCAGAACACTGCTTCAACTGAGAATTGTACAGTTGACACCAAGCCTGCAGACACGGGAGGTGCCTTTAACAGACAGCAATCATATAGTTGCCAGAGAACTACACCATATGTAATACACACTTCCATTTCGTGTGCACGTGCCTATCTTCCGTGGCCCTTTGTTAAATGTGAGTCTTCTGAAGTAGATTGCCATTTGACATGCACACAGGTGTTGCCTTCTGAAGACAGTGAGTTATCAGGtaagaaaactgaaaatctCAATTTGTCAGTCAGCTCACCAATACTAAATGGATCCAGTGAAACTGAAAATTCCTTGCATCCTAGTATAGAATGCAAAGAAGAAGTTTTCACAGAAGATTCAAGTTCTTCCAATGCATCCGATTCAGACATGCAACCCCAAACGACAGAGGAGAGTGTTGTGCAAGATTCAGGGTCTTTGTTGGTTACACCTGTAAAGCAAGAGGGCGTGCCCACGATTTGCAGCCTTGCAATAGTCAATAGTCCTGACAAAGTCAAAAAAGAGAGGATCCTACAGGGTTGTGGCCTTGgtgaaaaggcacatttatCAGCTTGCGAAGATGGCAAGAGCTTTTCggaaacacaaccacacaggATGTCTTTAAAGAGATGCAGTTCTGCAGAGCTGGAAGAAGGTGACACAAACACCTGTCCAGTGAAGCGCTCTCTTACTATTGAACCTGAGACTTCTGAACTGTGCACAGTGGAAACAAAATCTTTTAATCCTGTTTCACCCTGTCATCCGGAGAAACTGCCTAGTGCAAGCCAGCAGGTGAAAATACCAAGGACATCTTTGACTTTCACTGAATACCTTTCATCTTGTCAGGATGCATCTAGTGCTGATGTAAGTAGCTCCTCTTCTGAAGACGACGATGGCTTGGCAGCGTTTGCTGCTGACTTCACTGCTGAGATCATGTGTGAAATAGAGGATGGTTGCTCAAGTAGCAATCAAAGGGTTTTGCATCACGCGTCAAGCACCAGCGACGGAGAGGCATCTGGTGATGTCATGGATGTGGTCAAGGCATACGAACAGGATGCCATCGTTCTCGATGTGATCCAGGATGACCCCGATTTGTTTGGGAACCTTGGAGAAGTCACCGAGTCAGTAGGAAAACCCAGCTGCACCACGAAAAGGCTGAAGAAGTGTGGGCACAGTCCTGTAAAAACTTCAAGGACCGTGTCTAATTGTAAGATTTCATTAGATGGCAGCGTAAg GTGTGATGCTAGACTTGGAGACCTGAGGAACTGTATTCAGAGATGTACAACACCCCATACTAAAG ATGAATGTGATGGAATGACAACCTGTAATGACAACAGTATGTCTGTCAATACTGACAACCCTGTAGATGCTAGCTTCCATGTTGATGGTGGTTCTTTGAATCGAAAG GGCTTGGCAGAACACACAtcaggagaagaaaacaaatgtcttcTTAGAACAAG AGAAGGTAGTCGCTTAGGCGAGGCTGGGGCAAGTTTTGGTCAAGGATTCCAAGCAACCCTTCCCACCGAGTCCACATTTTCAACAGGTTCTGCAAATCCCTACATAGAATCCAGGGATAATG ATTGCAAGACTGGTAGTAAACAGACTGAAGATTCCTCGCAACAAGGCAAGCCCTGGAGTATTACAAGGAGACTTGGTTTAGTAAGTTCGTTCAGACTTTATTCACCGGCTGTGCAAAAGGATttcatataa